The following proteins come from a genomic window of Nostoc sp. ATCC 53789:
- a CDS encoding DUF2993 domain-containing protein, with product MPESSGLGEQALNKAAEIGLSSQLDEAENLDVNIKTDPLKLVQGQVDSVSIEGEGLVMQKDLRMEELKMQMTDVAINPLSVAFGKIELTQPTEANAQVVLTEADINRAFNSEYVRSQLQSQKIHVNGQLTTIEPQNVDFRLPGDGKIALNASIKLVETGENHQVAFSAIPQISPNGKTVSLENVEYGESEEISPDLTKALIDETSEILNLSNFDLEGMNLQVRQLRADVGKLTLKAEAYIEQIPSA from the coding sequence ATGCCAGAAAGTTCTGGATTAGGAGAGCAGGCGCTAAATAAAGCCGCAGAGATAGGCTTGTCTAGCCAATTAGATGAAGCCGAAAACTTAGATGTAAACATTAAAACAGACCCGTTGAAACTCGTTCAGGGACAGGTAGATTCAGTCAGCATTGAAGGCGAAGGTTTAGTAATGCAAAAAGACCTCCGTATGGAGGAATTAAAAATGCAAATGACTGACGTTGCCATCAATCCTCTGAGTGTGGCTTTCGGAAAAATCGAACTTACCCAACCTACTGAAGCTAATGCCCAGGTTGTGTTAACTGAAGCTGATATCAATCGCGCCTTTAACTCAGAATATGTGCGATCGCAGCTGCAAAGTCAAAAAATCCATGTTAACGGGCAATTGACGACTATTGAACCACAAAATGTAGACTTTCGGCTACCTGGTGATGGAAAAATAGCACTAAATGCCAGTATAAAATTAGTAGAGACAGGTGAAAACCACCAAGTTGCTTTTTCTGCGATCCCTCAGATAAGCCCTAATGGGAAAACAGTTTCTCTAGAAAATGTTGAGTATGGGGAAAGTGAAGAAATATCGCCAGATTTGACAAAAGCTTTGATAGATGAAACTAGCGAGATTTTGAATCTGAGTAATTTTGATTTAGAGGGAATGAATCTACAAGTTAGGCAACTAAGAGCAGATGTAGGCAAGCTAACTCTAAAAGCTGAAGCTTATATTGAACAAATTCCTTCTGCTTAA